A genomic stretch from Sulfobacillus thermosulfidooxidans includes:
- a CDS encoding ABC transporter ATP-binding protein: protein MRNAFDTAADVIIEIRDLKVWFGNQIALKGINLVVKQGQIIGYIGPNGAGKSTTIKTMLGLVKEYHGSIRIMGHDIADSNGEYKRHIGYVPETAEIYESLTADEYLIFVGGLYGLSEKTAHAKGLALAKLMGLEDGYYARIGSYSKGMRQKVLLIAALLHNPEILFLDEPLSGLDANSVMIVKDLLAQLALAKKTIFYSSHIMDVVEKISSRIILLDDGAIKADGSFEELKTLAHEQSLEDIFGQMTGFFEHEDIAKQCVAIIQGD from the coding sequence ATGAGGAATGCTTTTGACACTGCCGCTGATGTCATCATTGAGATTCGCGATTTAAAGGTTTGGTTCGGCAATCAGATAGCATTAAAGGGGATTAATTTGGTGGTTAAACAGGGTCAAATCATTGGATATATTGGACCCAATGGAGCGGGTAAAAGCACTACCATTAAAACCATGCTGGGATTAGTGAAGGAATATCACGGATCCATTCGTATCATGGGACATGATATTGCCGACAGTAACGGGGAATACAAAAGACATATTGGCTATGTGCCAGAGACAGCTGAAATTTATGAATCCTTAACTGCTGATGAATACTTAATCTTTGTGGGCGGATTATATGGTTTATCCGAAAAAACTGCGCATGCCAAGGGATTAGCCTTAGCCAAACTGATGGGATTAGAGGACGGCTATTATGCGCGGATTGGATCCTATTCGAAAGGCATGCGCCAAAAAGTCTTGCTGATTGCCGCTTTACTTCATAATCCTGAAATTTTGTTCTTGGACGAACCCTTAAGTGGGTTGGATGCCAATAGTGTCATGATTGTCAAAGACTTATTGGCGCAACTGGCGTTGGCCAAGAAGACCATTTTTTATTCCTCACACATTATGGACGTTGTCGAGAAGATTAGCAGCCGCATCATACTCCTTGATGACGGGGCGATTAAGGCCGACGGAAGTTTTGAGGAACTTAAAACCCTGGCTCATGAACAGTCATTGGAAGATATTTTTGGTCAAATGACGGGATTTTTTGAGCATGAAGATATTGCCAAACAATGCGTCGCGATTATTCAAGGAGACTAA
- a CDS encoding IS1634 family transposase: MPTPVVVGAGPVIRALCEEIGFVEAINQTVAWDSQRCHLSPGERIFALVVNLLTARRPLYRVHEPLQLTDVPLLFGSGRTAADFTDDALGRALDKVAAAGGATVFSAVATRALLHDHVWTPDSPVFVHWDSTTRSVYGTYPDTGSETGVHPTYGHSKDHRPDLRQILLTLLGTREGIPVVGTVQDGNLSDKILNAEMIAALDDYFSPQQLQQLVYVADSALITGPNLKAMADRSLRFLSRCPETFRAAHDAKTAALAANAWVPLGKIGERADAATYTAAEQTGEIEGRSYRLVVYRSDHLAERKAHTIARQVERAHNQLTRAATRLAETVFACAHDAEAAVAAWRATAPWHHVEATVVAETQVPKRTTRGRPRHDAPEPATTTVYRVHPTIGAVDAQRVQAAQDRAATFVLITNLPASSFDARRLLEEYKGQTVIEHRFRFLKDPAFVDALYVQKPERVEALGYVLLLAALVLSLIERRARQAPPLPTPTRGLLARPTGQEVLHHLRGLIVVPLDAQTRQLFVPAVHTQSVAAILAALGFTDTIYTQVPPRPSG; the protein is encoded by the coding sequence ATGCCGACACCCGTTGTTGTGGGGGCTGGACCGGTCATCCGAGCCCTCTGTGAAGAAATTGGATTCGTCGAGGCCATAAATCAGACCGTTGCGTGGGATTCGCAGCGTTGCCACCTGTCGCCCGGCGAACGGATTTTCGCGCTCGTCGTCAATTTGCTGACCGCTCGTCGACCTCTGTATCGCGTCCACGAGCCATTGCAGTTAACCGATGTGCCCTTGTTGTTTGGATCCGGCCGCACCGCGGCCGATTTTACGGATGATGCCCTCGGACGGGCTCTGGATAAAGTCGCCGCTGCCGGTGGCGCCACCGTCTTCAGTGCCGTTGCAACGCGAGCGCTCTTGCACGACCACGTGTGGACGCCCGATAGTCCGGTGTTTGTCCACTGGGATAGTACGACCCGCTCGGTCTATGGCACGTATCCGGACACTGGATCCGAGACCGGAGTGCATCCCACCTATGGCCATTCCAAGGATCATCGTCCCGATCTGCGTCAAATTCTCCTGACGCTGTTGGGGACCCGAGAAGGCATTCCGGTGGTGGGCACGGTGCAAGACGGGAATCTGAGTGACAAAATCCTCAATGCCGAGATGATTGCGGCCTTAGACGATTACTTTTCGCCTCAGCAACTGCAACAACTGGTCTACGTGGCCGATTCCGCCCTCATCACGGGTCCTAACTTAAAGGCGATGGCTGACCGTTCGCTCCGCTTTCTCTCGCGTTGTCCGGAAACATTTCGAGCTGCGCACGATGCGAAGACGGCCGCCTTGGCGGCCAACGCCTGGGTTCCCCTCGGCAAAATCGGGGAGCGGGCCGATGCGGCCACCTACACGGCCGCCGAACAGACCGGCGAAATTGAGGGCCGATCCTATCGGCTCGTGGTTTATCGCTCCGATCATCTAGCTGAGCGGAAAGCTCACACCATTGCCCGCCAGGTCGAACGGGCCCATAACCAGTTAACTCGGGCGGCGACTCGCCTCGCGGAGACCGTGTTTGCCTGTGCTCATGATGCCGAAGCGGCCGTGGCCGCTTGGCGGGCCACCGCCCCATGGCATCATGTCGAGGCGACGGTTGTCGCGGAAACGCAGGTCCCCAAACGCACGACCCGCGGGCGTCCCCGCCACGATGCCCCTGAACCGGCTACCACCACAGTATACCGGGTCCATCCCACCATTGGGGCAGTCGATGCGCAACGCGTGCAGGCGGCACAGGACCGGGCGGCGACGTTTGTCTTAATCACCAATCTGCCGGCCTCCTCCTTTGATGCCCGCCGATTGCTCGAAGAATACAAAGGCCAAACGGTCATCGAACACCGTTTTCGCTTTTTAAAAGACCCGGCCTTTGTGGATGCGCTCTATGTGCAAAAGCCGGAACGGGTGGAAGCCTTAGGTTATGTGCTCTTGCTCGCCGCGTTGGTGCTCAGTCTCATCGAACGTCGGGCCCGGCAGGCCCCGCCCCTTCCCACGCCGACTCGCGGTCTGTTGGCGCGGCCTACCGGGCAGGAGGTGTTACATCATCTGCGCGGACTGATTGTCGTGCCGCTGGATGCCCAGACCCGTCAACTCTTTGTCCCGGCGGTTCATACCCAGTCGGTGGCGGCCATTTTGGCCGCATTGGGTTTTACGGATACGATTTACACGCAGGTGCCCCCTAGACCCTCGGGATAA
- a CDS encoding MerR family transcriptional regulator → MTLYTIGILSERSGVPVKTIRYYSNRGLLPPAAISPAGYRLYSDQELQQLYRIVALRRLGASLKQIREFVHQDISLNDVLDRQLAAISQQVDTLHQLHRQIQGLQELQGNNDDADHVLHDFWSSDAVPLATAPRMVRRMVTPAIKSSSLVT, encoded by the coding sequence ATGACATTATATACCATCGGGATATTATCCGAGCGCAGTGGAGTCCCTGTTAAAACAATCCGCTATTATAGTAACCGCGGTTTATTACCCCCCGCTGCAATTTCCCCTGCGGGATATCGTCTGTACTCAGATCAAGAATTGCAGCAATTATATCGGATTGTAGCCCTCCGTAGACTCGGGGCTTCTCTGAAACAAATTCGGGAATTTGTGCATCAAGACATCTCCTTGAACGATGTTCTTGATCGTCAACTTGCTGCCATATCCCAGCAAGTAGATACCCTTCACCAACTGCACCGACAAATCCAAGGTCTACAAGAACTCCAGGGTAATAACGACGACGCCGACCATGTCTTACACGATTTTTGGTCAAGTGATGCAGTCCCGTTGGCAACAGCGCCGCGCATGGTTCGAAGAATGGTTACGCCGGCAATTAAGTCCTCAAGTCTGGTCACATGA
- a CDS encoding alpha/beta hydrolase family protein, with amino-acid sequence METLSDAAFSEETVHFGAEPWILPATLSLPKGEGPFPAVVLVHGSGPQDRNETIGPNQPFRDLAWGLAAHNVAVLRYDKRTRLYPQSVQTLKSFTVADETTDDVLQAIQFLEHVESIDPKRIFALGHSLGGYLLPRIAQQEPHLAGIILLAANARPLEDVLSSQVAYLLTLPETTDPMREQLREMQTQLNQLKTLIASQQPDLTLSPFNVPASYWLDLKNYQPTQLMSAIHIPALILQGECDYQVTMADDFQLWREAAKGNNHVICKSYPDLHHLFMPCEAKMATPASYLVPGHVSDEVINDIATWIITGTLS; translated from the coding sequence ATGGAAACATTGTCCGATGCAGCATTTTCGGAAGAAACGGTGCATTTTGGTGCTGAACCGTGGATATTGCCTGCAACGTTGTCTTTACCCAAAGGAGAGGGACCTTTTCCGGCGGTCGTTCTTGTCCATGGTTCTGGTCCTCAAGACCGTAATGAAACGATTGGTCCCAATCAACCATTTCGAGATTTAGCATGGGGATTGGCCGCACACAATGTGGCCGTCTTACGATATGACAAACGGACACGTCTTTATCCACAGTCGGTGCAAACACTGAAGTCCTTTACAGTGGCTGATGAAACCACCGATGATGTTCTGCAAGCGATTCAATTTCTCGAGCATGTCGAATCCATTGATCCCAAGAGAATTTTTGCACTAGGACATAGTCTAGGGGGATATCTTTTACCGCGAATTGCTCAACAAGAGCCGCATTTGGCTGGCATTATTTTGTTAGCAGCCAATGCCCGTCCGCTCGAAGACGTGCTATCTTCTCAGGTCGCCTATCTTTTGACCTTACCTGAAACGACGGATCCCATGCGGGAACAATTAAGGGAAATGCAAACCCAACTTAATCAGCTTAAAACGCTCATAGCCAGTCAGCAGCCTGATCTGACGCTATCGCCCTTTAATGTACCAGCCAGTTATTGGCTTGATTTGAAAAATTACCAGCCTACACAGCTGATGAGCGCGATACATATTCCAGCCCTTATCTTACAAGGCGAATGCGATTATCAAGTAACGATGGCGGATGACTTCCAATTGTGGCGAGAAGCAGCAAAGGGCAATAATCATGTCATTTGCAAGAGTTATCCCGATCTTCATCATTTGTTTATGCCCTGTGAGGCAAAAATGGCTACGCCGGCAAGCTACTTAGTCCCGGGACACGTATCAGATGAGGTGATTAATGATATTGCCACATGGATAATTACAGGGACTTTATCTTAG
- a CDS encoding glycosyltransferase, with product MNIWILSPRYAPDITDDTAILTWHFAHYQKQQGHHVRILAISCCSKSESAICDRPRLSLTPHLNSTAYWAWHMTQEILHAQETGAGPDKIYVLTDWGLGQMLLQERWTLHPLFRNIPVITLPARPFLLTLKDNLIPRYRLDYWWATEMERFTIQASDAVLSLSLVMTEALGLSDAHGISASDLMSVVDTNGPAHIDRLLMLGPVEPASRLELWLTALLPLWEQGFPYTLEVIGAPSLFSVTQSTYHDWLVKKFPRAFTQGWIKVINNDPDNPVTEDILSSSLLLHGTPSPVLSWPLLLASYRSAPVLALDSARVREILGGDDAIIPPVPALMRDMVQEKVTKIPAAGKEQPPAMPPVITITDCIDTAQKMFPFVRPGDKIATTTHKENRTLSVVMPYYNLGSLIFDALDSVFQSRLIPDEVIVVDDGSDQADSIDALYEIARRYPVVQVIRTPNRGIVHARNLGAKKAAGTFVALLDADDKYHPDYLARCCDILETYPNVAFVGSWVQYFDGNEGIWPGWNAEPPYLLYHNTINSSGIVIRRRALLDAGLSHQDMAYGLEDYETIVHLIAKGYRGVVIPEPLFDYRVRSNSRSKSNRHDARWIYLYDVIRERHARVFSQYAEEVMGLLNANGPQYRVNSPLCPDQDFIKDWMALLESANTKDHGRDFLP from the coding sequence ATGAATATTTGGATTCTCAGTCCACGCTACGCCCCAGATATTACCGATGACACGGCCATTTTGACCTGGCACTTTGCTCACTATCAAAAACAGCAAGGGCACCACGTTAGGATATTAGCGATTTCTTGTTGCTCGAAATCTGAATCCGCTATCTGTGATAGGCCCCGGTTGTCTTTAACTCCTCATTTAAATAGCACCGCTTATTGGGCCTGGCATATGACTCAAGAGATTCTTCATGCCCAGGAAACAGGAGCTGGACCCGATAAGATCTATGTACTAACCGACTGGGGATTAGGCCAGATGCTGCTTCAAGAAAGGTGGACCTTGCATCCTCTCTTTCGCAATATCCCAGTCATCACCCTGCCGGCACGCCCTTTCCTGTTGACGCTCAAGGATAATCTTATTCCACGCTACCGTCTAGACTATTGGTGGGCTACAGAAATGGAGCGTTTTACAATTCAAGCGTCAGACGCTGTGCTCTCCCTGTCTTTAGTCATGACTGAGGCTCTTGGCTTATCTGATGCACATGGGATCAGTGCCTCTGATTTGATGTCCGTTGTGGACACAAACGGTCCGGCACATATTGACCGCTTATTAATGCTTGGTCCGGTTGAGCCTGCCTCACGTTTAGAACTATGGCTGACCGCCTTGTTGCCGTTATGGGAACAAGGATTTCCCTATACTTTGGAGGTAATCGGAGCCCCAAGCCTTTTTAGCGTTACTCAAAGTACTTACCATGATTGGCTGGTGAAAAAATTTCCCCGGGCGTTTACACAAGGCTGGATTAAAGTTATCAATAATGATCCAGACAATCCAGTTACCGAGGACATTTTGTCCTCATCCTTATTGTTGCATGGAACCCCCTCTCCGGTTTTGTCCTGGCCTCTTCTGTTGGCATCTTACAGGTCGGCGCCAGTGCTCGCCTTAGATTCGGCCAGAGTTCGGGAAATTTTAGGCGGCGATGATGCAATAATTCCCCCTGTTCCTGCATTGATGCGGGATATGGTGCAAGAAAAAGTTACTAAGATTCCTGCCGCAGGGAAGGAACAGCCGCCAGCAATGCCGCCCGTAATCACGATCACCGATTGTATTGACACAGCACAGAAAATGTTTCCTTTTGTACGTCCGGGCGACAAAATCGCGACAACCACCCATAAGGAAAACCGGACATTATCTGTCGTGATGCCTTATTATAATCTTGGTTCTTTAATCTTTGATGCCTTAGATAGCGTCTTTCAGTCCCGCTTGATTCCTGATGAAGTCATTGTTGTGGACGACGGCAGTGATCAAGCAGACAGCATCGACGCCCTTTACGAAATCGCCCGCCGATATCCCGTCGTACAGGTAATTCGCACTCCCAATCGCGGCATCGTTCATGCCCGCAATCTAGGTGCTAAAAAAGCCGCCGGGACCTTTGTGGCCTTATTAGATGCCGATGACAAGTACCATCCAGATTATTTGGCACGGTGCTGTGATATCCTTGAAACCTATCCTAATGTGGCATTTGTCGGATCGTGGGTTCAGTACTTCGATGGCAACGAGGGAATTTGGCCGGGATGGAATGCTGAACCACCGTATTTGCTATACCACAACACAATCAATAGCAGTGGGATCGTGATACGCCGGCGTGCCTTGTTAGATGCTGGACTCAGTCATCAAGACATGGCGTATGGACTTGAAGATTATGAAACGATTGTGCATTTAATTGCCAAAGGATACCGCGGCGTAGTCATTCCGGAGCCCTTATTTGATTACCGGGTACGCTCTAATTCTCGCTCCAAGAGCAACCGCCATGATGCTCGCTGGATTTATTTATACGACGTGATTCGTGAGCGCCATGCGCGCGTTTTTTCCCAGTATGCCGAAGAAGTGATGGGACTTCTTAATGCAAATGGACCTCAATACCGGGTCAATTCGCCGCTATGTCCAGATCAAGACTTCATCAAGGACTGGATGGCATTGCTTGAGAGTGCTAACACCAAAGATCACGGACGCGACTTCTTGCCCTAG